Proteins from a single region of Thiomicrorhabdus sp. Kp2:
- a CDS encoding N-acyl homoserine lactonase family protein: MTQVKKFWPILTGQHTYEKTLSTRGVGQGQIIKAPILAYLIETNNGRILFDVGCDYQKIQQPDLRQKYYEHDGFPFGPPEMEEEQQLPNKLQILGLQPEDVDVVFCSHLHFDHAGGLCEFCHAEVHVHAQEMSAAKNLEDEAYFTSDFDLPLNWKIQTEEYDLVPGVRAIETPGHTAGHMSMFIELPKGQPIILAGDAADLVENIEQEIPPGLCWQDNEKMAIESIQKLKQFSQHNQANLWPNHDWDFFQRHNRFPNFFE; the protein is encoded by the coding sequence ATGACTCAAGTTAAAAAGTTCTGGCCAATCTTAACAGGCCAACATACCTATGAAAAAACGCTTTCTACTCGTGGTGTGGGCCAAGGTCAAATTATTAAAGCACCGATTTTGGCTTATTTAATTGAAACCAATAATGGACGAATTTTGTTTGACGTAGGTTGTGATTACCAAAAAATTCAGCAGCCAGACTTGCGCCAAAAATATTATGAACATGACGGTTTTCCGTTTGGTCCGCCAGAGATGGAAGAGGAGCAGCAGTTACCTAATAAACTACAAATTTTAGGTTTACAGCCAGAGGATGTCGATGTGGTGTTTTGTAGCCATTTACATTTTGACCATGCGGGCGGATTATGTGAGTTTTGTCATGCCGAGGTGCATGTTCATGCACAAGAGATGAGTGCCGCTAAAAACCTTGAAGACGAAGCCTACTTTACCTCTGATTTTGATTTGCCTCTTAACTGGAAAATTCAAACAGAGGAGTATGACTTGGTGCCAGGTGTAAGAGCCATTGAAACACCTGGGCATACCGCCGGACATATGTCCATGTTCATTGAATTACCTAAAGGCCAGCCAATTATTCTTGCGGGTGATGCAGCTGATTTAGTTGAGAATATAGAACAAGAAATTCCACCAGGCCTATGTTGGCAAGACAATGAAAAAATGGCAATTGAGAGCATTCAAAAGCTTAAACAGTTTAGCCAACATAACCAGGCTAATCTCTGGCCAAATCATGATTGGGATTTCTTTCAAAGACACAATCGTTTCCCTAACTTTTTTGAATAG
- a CDS encoding TatD family hydrolase: protein MIVDSHCHLNILPEDKVGNIDEVIAKAKELGVERILCVAINPGQWQEVIDLADKYECVYASIGVHPCEDKSVAVTDNELIQFASHPKVIAIGEVGLDYFHFEDEEDMTWQHDRFKQHIKIAKQLDKPLIIHTRNSTPDCLSILEQEGAQDVGGIMHCFVEDMATAQRAMEIGFYISFSGIVTFKNAKELKEVATVLPLDKILVETDSPYLAPMPFRGKTNQPGYTKYVVQEIADLKALPFDTVANATTENFNRLFKLN from the coding sequence GTGATAGTTGATTCACATTGTCATCTTAATATCTTGCCTGAAGATAAAGTCGGGAACATTGATGAAGTCATTGCCAAAGCGAAAGAGCTGGGGGTAGAACGTATTTTATGCGTGGCAATCAATCCTGGCCAATGGCAAGAAGTGATTGATTTAGCGGATAAGTACGAATGTGTTTATGCCTCTATTGGCGTACATCCGTGTGAAGACAAAAGTGTTGCGGTAACGGATAATGAGTTGATTCAGTTTGCATCGCACCCAAAAGTCATTGCAATTGGTGAAGTAGGGCTGGATTACTTTCATTTTGAAGATGAAGAAGATATGACTTGGCAGCATGACCGTTTTAAACAACATATAAAGATTGCTAAACAACTCGATAAACCGCTGATTATTCACACGAGAAATTCTACCCCAGATTGTTTAAGCATTCTTGAGCAAGAGGGCGCACAAGACGTGGGTGGCATTATGCACTGTTTTGTTGAGGATATGGCTACTGCACAAAGAGCGATGGAGATTGGTTTTTATATCTCTTTTTCAGGCATTGTGACCTTTAAGAATGCCAAAGAGTTGAAAGAGGTGGCCACAGTTTTACCTCTAGATAAGATTTTGGTGGAGACGGATTCACCATACCTTGCTCCAATGCCGTTCCGAGGTAAAACCAATCAACCTGGTTACACAAAATATGTTGTGCAAGAAATTGCGGATTTAAAAGCGTTGCCATTTGATACGGTAGCGAATGCCACTACGGAAAACTTTAACCGACTATTCAAACTAAATTAA
- a CDS encoding ABC transporter substrate-binding protein, with product MKSKVISKTFGLVAGLAMSAMSWQANAAEPLKIGYSDWPGWVAWEVAIEKKWFKEAGVDVKFEWFDYVASMDAYAAGKLDAVHMTNGDALVTGSTGAPSVMILLNDYSNGNDMVVGKQGVSSIKDLKGKKVGVEVGFVAHLMLLTALEANGMSESDVTLVNVPTNETPQVLASGEVDAIVAWQPSSGQALSMVPGSKAVFTSADNPGIIYDGLSVNPASLSARKKEWETVLKVWYKTVDYINDPKTRADAVSIMASRAGLSAEEYAPFLKGTKLLTLEEAKAAYKKGDGLDSIYGSSKVSDDFNVANKVYDTPQDINVYFDASLTNGL from the coding sequence ATGAAGTCTAAAGTAATCTCTAAAACGTTTGGTTTGGTAGCGGGTCTTGCGATGAGTGCCATGTCCTGGCAGGCAAATGCGGCTGAGCCGTTAAAAATTGGTTATAGCGATTGGCCTGGCTGGGTTGCTTGGGAAGTGGCGATTGAGAAGAAGTGGTTTAAGGAAGCAGGGGTTGATGTCAAGTTTGAGTGGTTTGACTATGTCGCTTCAATGGATGCTTATGCGGCAGGTAAGTTAGATGCTGTGCATATGACGAATGGTGATGCTTTAGTAACGGGTTCAACTGGCGCACCAAGTGTGATGATTTTGCTTAATGACTACTCTAATGGTAATGATATGGTGGTTGGTAAGCAGGGTGTGTCTTCCATTAAGGATTTAAAAGGTAAAAAAGTTGGGGTCGAAGTTGGTTTTGTGGCGCATTTAATGTTGCTTACCGCTTTAGAAGCAAATGGCATGTCAGAGTCTGATGTGACTTTGGTTAATGTACCAACCAATGAAACTCCACAGGTTCTAGCCTCTGGTGAAGTGGATGCTATTGTTGCTTGGCAACCTAGTTCAGGCCAGGCATTAAGTATGGTGCCAGGTTCTAAAGCGGTATTTACCTCTGCGGATAATCCAGGGATTATTTATGATGGTTTGTCGGTTAATCCAGCCAGCCTATCTGCTCGTAAGAAAGAGTGGGAAACCGTGTTAAAGGTTTGGTACAAAACAGTGGATTACATTAACGATCCAAAAACACGCGCTGATGCTGTAAGTATTATGGCTTCTCGTGCTGGTCTATCTGCTGAAGAATATGCACCATTCCTTAAAGGAACTAAGCTGTTAACTTTAGAAGAAGCCAAAGCGGCTTATAAAAAAGGTGATGGATTAGATTCGATTTATGGTTCTTCAAAAGTATCAGATGACTTTAACGTTGCTAACAAGGTCTACGATACACCACAAGATATCAATGTCTATTTTGATGCTTCTTTAACAAACGGTCTTTAA
- the folD gene encoding bifunctional methylenetetrahydrofolate dehydrogenase/methenyltetrahydrofolate cyclohydrolase FolD has product MSAQILDGKAIAAELRDSIQQEVEKQVALGKKPPGLAVIMVGEDPASQVYVRNKKIACQKAGFNDVSEVLPAETSQEEVLALIDKLNADDSVHGIIVQLPVPDHIDPEEIIERIHPCKDVDGFHPYNVGRLATRMPQLAPCTPHGVMTMLAKTGIPLRGLNAVVVGASNIVGVPMMLELLNERATVTVCHSATKDLAQKVSEADLVVVGVGIPNMVKGEWIKEGAIVIDVGINRMDDGTLCGDVEYDTAKERASWITPVPGGVGPMTIATLLENTMQVAYHLDCKAK; this is encoded by the coding sequence ATGTCTGCACAAATTTTAGATGGTAAGGCCATTGCCGCCGAACTACGTGATTCAATTCAACAAGAAGTTGAGAAACAGGTGGCTTTAGGTAAAAAACCACCAGGCCTGGCCGTTATTATGGTTGGTGAGGATCCTGCTTCTCAAGTTTATGTACGTAATAAAAAGATTGCTTGTCAAAAAGCGGGCTTTAATGACGTTTCTGAAGTACTTCCAGCTGAAACTTCTCAAGAAGAGGTTTTGGCGTTGATTGATAAGTTAAATGCGGATGACAGTGTTCACGGGATTATTGTTCAGTTACCCGTGCCTGACCATATTGATCCAGAAGAGATTATTGAGCGCATTCACCCTTGTAAAGATGTAGATGGTTTTCACCCATACAATGTAGGCCGATTGGCGACTCGTATGCCACAGCTTGCGCCTTGCACACCTCATGGTGTAATGACAATGCTGGCTAAAACAGGCATTCCTCTCCGCGGTTTGAATGCAGTTGTGGTTGGCGCATCTAATATTGTAGGTGTTCCAATGATGCTTGAATTGCTTAATGAGCGTGCTACTGTGACTGTTTGCCATAGCGCAACTAAAGATTTAGCACAAAAAGTTTCAGAAGCGGACTTGGTTGTTGTTGGTGTAGGTATTCCAAACATGGTAAAAGGTGAGTGGATTAAAGAGGGTGCGATTGTGATTGATGTGGGCATTAATCGTATGGACGATGGAACGCTTTGTGGCGACGTTGAGTATGATACCGCTAAAGAACGTGCTAGTTGGATTACACCTGTGCCTGGTGGCGTTGGCCCTATGACGATTGCGACTTTGTTGGAAAATACCATGCAGGTGGCTTACCACCTAGATTGTAAAGCTAAGTAA
- a CDS encoding rhodanese-like domain-containing protein, with translation MFSHKKLIDGIGIFCLLMSSIAFAAKGPSPESVDGATTIGAEQAKKLWKQGATFIDTRKDSDWEAGRVPGAVHINIKNPEFNKENILTHIGLNDAVISYCNAEKCHRAASGAKKLVEFGFTKVYYYRDGFPSWKNAGYPYE, from the coding sequence ATGTTTTCGCACAAAAAATTAATCGATGGTATTGGAATATTTTGTTTATTAATGTCATCAATAGCTTTTGCGGCCAAAGGGCCTTCTCCTGAATCGGTTGATGGAGCAACAACCATCGGTGCAGAGCAGGCTAAAAAACTGTGGAAGCAAGGTGCAACCTTTATTGATACCCGAAAAGATTCTGATTGGGAAGCGGGGCGTGTTCCTGGTGCGGTTCATATCAATATTAAAAACCCTGAGTTTAACAAAGAAAATATTTTGACTCATATCGGTTTAAATGACGCAGTTATATCCTATTGTAATGCCGAAAAATGTCATAGAGCGGCATCAGGGGCAAAGAAATTAGTTGAGTTTGGCTTTACTAAAGTTTACTACTACAGAGATGGTTTTCCGTCATGGAAAAATGCTGGCTATCCATATGAATAA
- a CDS encoding sugar phosphate isomerase/epimerase produces the protein MAIDSMQLKTFKTLWGNTLPIDQACQDAIQKGFSGIEGQAPQQRIEQAKWHNTLQETQCNYIAEIVTGGDYVPNRNWSENQHLDDIKRQLDDSMPLNPLFATCITGCDAWEESQSIKFFEQAMQIGQDYGIDVCFETHRSRSLFNPWITRKVVKVLPEIKLTLDISHWCVVCERLMDTEMDVIHAIKSNVHHIHARVGYDQGPQVPHPAAPEYAKALKSHQRVWETVWQAQFAKGFAVTTLTPEFGPDGYLHLQPFTQMPVADLSEINQWMNQIEQQQFLEVFL, from the coding sequence ATGGCTATAGATTCTATGCAATTAAAAACCTTTAAAACCCTCTGGGGAAACACCTTGCCGATTGACCAGGCCTGTCAAGATGCCATTCAAAAAGGCTTTAGTGGCATTGAAGGTCAAGCTCCACAACAGCGTATTGAGCAAGCTAAATGGCATAATACGTTGCAAGAGACTCAGTGCAATTACATTGCTGAAATTGTGACAGGTGGGGATTACGTGCCAAATAGAAACTGGAGCGAAAATCAGCATTTAGACGACATTAAAAGACAGCTGGATGATTCAATGCCTTTAAACCCTCTGTTTGCCACCTGCATAACAGGGTGTGATGCTTGGGAAGAATCTCAATCAATCAAATTTTTTGAGCAAGCCATGCAAATTGGCCAAGACTATGGCATAGATGTCTGTTTTGAAACCCACCGAAGCCGCTCTTTATTTAACCCATGGATTACCCGTAAAGTGGTTAAAGTCTTACCAGAGATTAAATTAACTTTAGATATCAGTCATTGGTGTGTGGTATGTGAACGTTTAATGGACACTGAAATGGATGTGATCCACGCAATAAAAAGCAACGTTCATCATATTCATGCAAGGGTTGGTTATGACCAAGGTCCGCAAGTGCCACATCCAGCAGCACCAGAGTATGCAAAAGCATTAAAGTCGCATCAGCGAGTTTGGGAGACTGTTTGGCAAGCCCAGTTTGCAAAGGGATTTGCAGTGACCACCTTAACGCCAGAATTTGGGCCAGACGGTTATTTGCATTTACAACCATTTACCCAAATGCCAGTGGCCGATTTATCTGAAATAAATCAGTGGATGAATCAAATTGAACAACAGCAATTTTTAGAGGTGTTTTTGTAA
- a CDS encoding methyl-accepting chemotaxis protein, protein MFKSLRTRVEIYTVLTILFTAAILIAVFSYQLFQSKQNLLNAMAGKQISIYKTVLDKTISQMEKNVFAFTRDEGLFNAIQTSDKQAISDRISPTVNRLEATQTASNVRLLGVDGTVLFSRNKNDSSAINLELAKQAVSELMITRGLESVNGSPEVHFVFPLTNKGQAFAVVDIVMDYAMLAPSLAEIGETRFMLFNLQGQLITHLDKQIEDAFISTGMDVTSYGIDKFVYGDKSYSSVTQPLTDINGKTVAYVATLTDDTERHNSQEFSFMVGTLAIILWIIIAFTLTKIQFIKAFKPLENMKKVVDSISKNGDFSKRIPVVSKDEVGEAAEAINNMIDTLQKAISESNFVMNAVANGDFSQRITGAHKGDLETLQTAVNQSTQAVEFSMKEIITLVHALSNGDFSARMDDNVDPNIRHEVESSLRMMSDVISNVNTVLEHMADGDYSTRVTVSANGELKLMADSVNSRVEQTDQALSEISDVVTALAEGDLTKRITSVFGGKFGDVSNALNGSIDNLAKLISDTTHGVHNLTDNVEQIYQGSQDLNDRTQRQAASLEETTATMDQIMYAVQQTTDNAQSANQLATSARTQADNGAEVMRSTIESMGDIKQASHRIEEIISLIDSIAFQTNLLALNAAVEAARAGEHGRGFAVVAGEVRNLAGKSSDAARDIKALIENAVNAVEQGTERAERSDEALQHITESIRKVSDIVAEISKASGEQAHSITQVGQAIGEIDTVTQQNAALVEESTAASETMKSEASSLASLVAKFKV, encoded by the coding sequence ATGTTTAAATCACTTAGAACCAGAGTTGAAATCTACACAGTTTTAACCATTCTTTTTACGGCGGCTATCTTAATTGCCGTGTTCTCTTATCAATTATTCCAATCTAAACAAAACTTGCTTAATGCCATGGCTGGCAAGCAGATATCTATTTATAAAACGGTTTTAGACAAGACCATTTCTCAAATGGAAAAAAATGTTTTTGCCTTTACCCGTGATGAGGGACTGTTTAACGCCATTCAAACGTCGGATAAACAAGCTATTTCAGACCGAATCTCTCCAACAGTAAATCGATTAGAAGCCACTCAAACAGCGTCAAACGTTCGTTTATTGGGGGTTGATGGTACGGTTTTATTTAGTCGTAACAAAAATGACAGCAGTGCAATAAACCTTGAACTTGCCAAGCAAGCTGTTTCAGAATTAATGATAACCCGAGGTTTGGAATCGGTTAACGGTTCTCCAGAAGTGCACTTTGTTTTTCCGCTTACCAATAAAGGTCAAGCATTTGCGGTTGTTGATATTGTTATGGATTATGCAATGTTAGCCCCAAGCCTAGCTGAAATTGGGGAGACACGTTTTATGTTGTTTAATCTGCAAGGGCAGTTAATTACCCACCTAGATAAACAGATTGAAGATGCCTTTATAAGTACCGGCATGGATGTAACCAGTTATGGCATAGATAAGTTTGTTTATGGTGATAAAAGTTACAGTAGCGTTACGCAACCGTTAACAGATATTAATGGCAAAACCGTTGCTTATGTAGCAACCCTAACAGATGACACGGAAAGGCATAACTCTCAAGAGTTCTCTTTTATGGTCGGAACTTTAGCAATTATTCTTTGGATTATTATTGCTTTTACCTTAACTAAAATTCAATTTATAAAAGCTTTTAAACCGCTTGAAAACATGAAAAAAGTGGTTGATAGTATCAGTAAAAATGGTGACTTTAGTAAACGAATTCCTGTTGTCTCTAAAGATGAAGTGGGTGAAGCTGCCGAAGCTATTAACAATATGATTGATACACTGCAAAAAGCAATCTCTGAAAGTAATTTTGTAATGAACGCCGTTGCAAATGGTGATTTTTCCCAACGTATTACAGGTGCTCACAAAGGTGATTTAGAGACTCTTCAAACCGCGGTTAACCAATCTACCCAAGCGGTAGAGTTTTCAATGAAAGAGATTATCACGCTTGTGCACGCATTAAGTAACGGTGACTTTTCAGCGAGGATGGATGATAATGTTGACCCTAATATTCGCCATGAAGTAGAAAGCTCTCTAAGAATGATGAGTGATGTGATTTCTAATGTAAACACGGTTTTAGAACACATGGCCGATGGCGATTACTCTACACGCGTTACGGTTTCAGCCAATGGTGAACTAAAGCTAATGGCCGATAGTGTCAATAGTCGTGTAGAGCAGACGGATCAAGCACTGAGCGAAATTTCAGATGTTGTCACCGCGCTTGCAGAAGGCGATTTAACCAAACGCATAACCTCTGTTTTTGGTGGTAAGTTTGGTGATGTATCTAACGCATTAAATGGCTCAATCGATAATCTCGCAAAGCTGATTTCTGATACCACTCACGGTGTTCATAACCTTACTGATAATGTCGAGCAAATTTATCAAGGTAGCCAAGACTTAAATGACCGCACGCAACGTCAAGCGGCCTCACTAGAAGAAACCACCGCAACTATGGATCAAATTATGTATGCGGTACAGCAAACAACTGATAACGCTCAATCGGCTAATCAGTTGGCAACATCAGCAAGAACTCAAGCCGATAATGGCGCAGAAGTTATGCGCAGTACAATTGAATCAATGGGTGATATTAAACAAGCCAGCCATAGAATTGAAGAGATTATTAGCTTAATCGATAGCATTGCTTTCCAAACCAATCTGTTGGCTCTTAACGCCGCAGTAGAAGCTGCCAGAGCAGGCGAACATGGCCGTGGTTTTGCCGTGGTTGCGGGTGAGGTTAGAAACTTAGCAGGTAAATCATCAGATGCCGCTCGTGATATTAAAGCGTTAATTGAAAATGCGGTGAATGCGGTTGAACAAGGGACAGAAAGAGCAGAACGCTCTGATGAAGCTTTACAGCACATTACCGAAAGTATCCGCAAGGTAAGTGATATTGTGGCTGAAATATCAAAGGCATCTGGAGAGCAAGCGCACTCAATTACTCAAGTAGGGCAGGCTATTGGTGAGATTGATACCGTTACACAGCAAAACGCTGCTTTAGTTGAAGAGAGTACCGCAGCATCAGAAACCATGAAGTCTGAAGCCTCATCACTGGCAAGCTTAGTTGCAAAATTTAAAGTCTAA
- a CDS encoding ABC transporter ATP-binding protein translates to MTAEKPRKVKVTASSERSYTWQRIYDLVVQHKPELIKANIIALFAMLATVPLPLLLPILVDEVLLDKPGFIVESLQKLVSPDWYGPIYYITAITIITILLRGIGLLLGVWQMQQFTVIAKNVTFRIRKDLLARVQGVSMAQYSSMGSGSVSATMLNDVNTIDTFLGTTVSKLIIALFSLVGVSAVLFWLNWQLAVFILLFNPVVVYFTMLMGRKVKTLKKDENSAVDAFQQSLTETLDALQQVRAANQDSSFFNRVRDNAFSIKKHSEAFTWKSDAASRFSFMIFLVGFDLFRGVGMLMVVFSDLSIGQMIAVFGYLWFMMGPVQELLAIQYGYSAASGALQRINEVLDLKQEPKYREEINPFNEKTAVSVAVKDLEFYYPEKSESVLKSLNFKIEAGEKLALVGASGGGKTTLVQLLLGFYEATSGQVLYNNIPITQIGQSVVRANVATVLQHPALFNQTIRFNLTMGQNLPDEILWQALKQAQLAETIQALDKQLDSIVGRNGIKLSGGQRQRLAIARMILQDPKVVIMDEATSALDMETERRLYEDLAPFLENRTTLIVAHRLSSIRQADRIMVFEDGHIIESGSHDELMAQTGTYHKLYR, encoded by the coding sequence ATGACGGCCGAAAAACCACGCAAAGTTAAAGTTACGGCTTCTTCGGAACGCTCTTATACTTGGCAACGCATTTATGATTTAGTGGTTCAGCATAAGCCTGAGCTGATTAAGGCGAATATTATCGCGTTATTTGCCATGCTTGCCACTGTGCCTCTACCTCTATTGCTGCCAATTTTGGTCGATGAAGTTTTATTGGATAAACCAGGATTTATCGTCGAATCTCTTCAAAAACTTGTCTCACCTGATTGGTATGGTCCAATCTATTACATTACCGCCATTACGATTATCACCATCCTATTGAGAGGGATAGGTTTATTGTTGGGTGTTTGGCAAATGCAGCAATTTACCGTGATTGCAAAAAACGTCACCTTTAGAATTCGAAAAGACCTTCTTGCACGTGTGCAAGGTGTTTCTATGGCGCAATACTCGTCGATGGGCAGTGGTAGCGTTTCAGCCACCATGTTGAATGATGTGAATACCATTGACACGTTTTTAGGTACAACCGTTAGCAAACTCATTATTGCCCTGTTTTCTCTGGTGGGTGTGAGTGCGGTTTTGTTTTGGTTGAATTGGCAGTTAGCGGTGTTTATTTTGCTTTTTAACCCAGTTGTGGTCTATTTCACCATGCTGATGGGACGTAAGGTTAAAACCCTTAAAAAAGATGAAAACAGCGCAGTGGATGCTTTTCAGCAGTCTTTAACCGAAACCTTAGATGCGTTGCAACAGGTCAGGGCGGCCAATCAAGACAGCAGCTTTTTTAATCGGGTGAGGGATAACGCCTTCTCGATCAAAAAACACTCTGAGGCCTTTACCTGGAAGAGTGATGCGGCTAGCCGCTTCTCTTTTATGATATTTTTAGTTGGATTTGACCTCTTTAGAGGGGTTGGTATGTTGATGGTGGTGTTCTCTGATTTGTCTATTGGGCAAATGATTGCGGTATTTGGTTACCTTTGGTTCATGATGGGGCCTGTTCAAGAATTGCTAGCCATTCAATATGGTTACAGTGCTGCAAGCGGCGCTTTACAGCGTATTAATGAGGTTTTGGATTTAAAACAAGAGCCTAAATACCGTGAAGAGATTAACCCTTTTAACGAAAAAACTGCGGTTTCGGTTGCGGTTAAAGATTTAGAATTTTATTACCCTGAGAAGAGTGAATCTGTATTAAAGAGCTTAAATTTTAAGATTGAAGCGGGTGAAAAGCTCGCTTTGGTTGGAGCAAGTGGTGGTGGCAAAACTACTTTGGTTCAGTTGTTGCTAGGGTTTTATGAAGCCACTTCTGGGCAGGTTTTGTATAACAATATACCGATTACCCAAATAGGCCAGTCGGTGGTTAGAGCTAATGTGGCTACGGTTTTACAGCACCCAGCGTTGTTTAATCAAACCATACGTTTTAATTTAACTATGGGGCAAAATTTACCTGATGAAATTCTTTGGCAAGCGTTAAAGCAAGCACAACTTGCCGAGACCATTCAGGCATTAGATAAGCAGTTAGATTCTATTGTTGGTAGAAATGGCATCAAGTTATCTGGTGGGCAAAGACAACGTTTAGCGATTGCACGTATGATTTTGCAGGATCCAAAAGTGGTGATTATGGATGAAGCTACTTCCGCTTTAGATATGGAAACCGAAAGACGTTTATATGAAGATTTAGCGCCTTTTTTAGAAAATCGAACAACGTTGATTGTGGCACACCGTTTAAGCTCAATTCGCCAAGCGGATAGAATTATGGTGTTTGAAGATGGGCATATTATTGAATCAGGTAGCCATGATGAATTAATGGCTCAAACAGGCACATATCACAAGCTTTATCGCTAA
- a CDS encoding fatty acid desaturase, which yields MKTSSRFFRHDDALFPTIIALFYVMSTYFFGFGLMLSESLWLNLVGIVLLAHAMVIAAYLIHEAAHFSVFKNKKHNRWFAEFLLWITGNSYSNFEDIQRKHNRHHSDRADIVSFDFRPILEKHPVVLKGIKTLEWFYIPALEVLMHLLVLILPFVKENRKHNRLRILIVLALRVTLFTWLASISIHILWLYPLAYMLFLTVMRFMDVHQHTYEVYETLDLPRGAEARLRDREFEEHNTYSNLLSVKYPWVNLLVLNFSYHNVHHEQQLQPWYRLPKLHKEMFGDEYQQILTFKHLIKSFHKYRVPRILNGDPINLPVKKEEGETFIGVDGVSFLTAH from the coding sequence ATGAAAACAAGTTCACGTTTTTTTAGACATGACGATGCTTTGTTTCCAACAATTATTGCTCTGTTTTATGTAATGAGCACTTATTTTTTTGGATTTGGATTAATGCTTTCCGAGTCTTTATGGTTAAACCTGGTTGGGATTGTTTTGTTAGCCCACGCGATGGTAATAGCCGCCTACCTAATTCATGAAGCAGCACACTTCAGTGTTTTTAAAAACAAAAAACACAATCGTTGGTTTGCTGAGTTTTTATTGTGGATAACGGGTAATAGTTACTCTAATTTTGAAGATATCCAACGCAAACACAATCGCCATCATAGTGATAGGGCGGACATTGTTTCATTTGATTTTAGGCCAATTTTAGAAAAGCATCCCGTTGTTTTAAAAGGGATTAAAACTTTAGAGTGGTTCTATATACCCGCGCTTGAAGTTTTAATGCACCTGCTTGTATTAATACTGCCTTTTGTAAAAGAAAATAGAAAACACAATCGGTTAAGAATTCTTATCGTACTTGCTTTAAGAGTTACCTTATTTACCTGGTTAGCATCCATTTCTATCCATATTCTATGGTTATACCCATTAGCCTATATGCTGTTTTTAACGGTCATGCGATTTATGGATGTTCACCAACACACCTATGAAGTGTATGAAACTTTAGATTTACCTAGAGGTGCCGAGGCGCGTTTAAGAGACCGTGAGTTTGAAGAGCATAATACTTACTCAAATTTACTTTCTGTTAAGTATCCTTGGGTTAATTTATTGGTGTTAAATTTTAGTTACCACAATGTTCATCATGAACAGCAATTGCAACCCTGGTATCGCTTGCCTAAGTTGCATAAGGAGATGTTTGGTGATGAATATCAGCAAATTCTGACCTTTAAACACCTAATTAAAAGTTTTCATAAATACCGAGTGCCTCGCATTTTAAATGGCGACCCGATTAATTTACCTGTTAAAAAAGAGGAAGGTGAAACCTTTATTGGGGTTGATGGCGTCTCTTTTTTAACTGCACATTGA